One window from the genome of Ailuropoda melanoleuca isolate Jingjing chromosome 5, ASM200744v2, whole genome shotgun sequence encodes:
- the MFSD8 gene encoding major facilitator superfamily domain-containing protein 8 isoform X1, with protein MASMGVDAEQEPLLGDLTPGSREWDIIETEEHYKSRWISIRILYLTMFLSSVGFSIVIMSIWPYLQKIDQTADASFLGWVIASFSLGQMVASPIFGLWSNYRPRKEPLIVSIFISVTANCLYAYVHVPASHNKYYMLIARGLVGFGAGNVAVIRSYISGATCLQERTSSMANASACQALGFILGPVFQTCFALIGEKGVTWDTIKLQINMYTAPVLIGAFLGVLNIILILVLLREHRVDDSGRQCKNVNFEEASTDEAQVPQGNIDQVAVVATNVLFFVVLFIFALFETIVTPLTMDMYAWTREQAVLYNGIILAVLGVESVIIFMGVKLLSKKIGERAILLGGLIVVWVGFFILLPWGNQFPKIQWEDLHNNSIPNTFGEIIIAFWKSPREDHNEEPTGCPIEQAWCLYIPMIHLAQFLTSAALIGVGYPSCNVMSYTLYSKILGPKPQGVYMGWLTASGSAARILGPVFISQLYTSWGPRWAFSLVCGVVVLTILLLLVVYKRLVAFSVRHGRIQE; from the exons AGAATGGGATATTATAGAAACTGAAGAGCATTATAAAAGCCGATGGATATCTATTAGGATTCTGTATCTTACCATGTTTCTCAGCAGTGTTG GATTTTCTATTGTGATAATGTCAATATGGCCATATCTCCAAAAG ATTGATCAGACAGCTGATGCAAGTTTTTTGGGCTGGGTTATTGCTTCATTTAGTCTTGGCCAAATGGTAGCTTCACCTATATTTGGTTTGTGGTCTAATTATAGACCAAGAAAAGAACCTCTTATTGTCTCCATCTTCATTTCGGTCACGGCTAACTGCCTCTATGCATATGTCCACGTTCCAGCTTCTCATAATAAATACTACATGTTGATTGCTCGTGGATTGGTGGGATTTGGAGCAG GAAATGTGGCAGTTATTAGATCATATATTTCTGGTGCTACTTGCCTTCAGGAAAGAACAAGTTCCATGGCAAACGCTAGTGCATGTCAAGCATTAGGTTTTATTCTAGGTCCAG tttttcagACTTGTTTTGCTCTCATTGGAGAAAAGGGCGTGACGTGGGATACCATTAAACTGCAGATAAACATGTACACAGCACCAGTTTTAATTGGCGCGTTCCTGGgagttttaaatattattctgatCCTTGTTCTGTTAAG aGAACATCGTGTGGATGACTCAGGACGACAgtgtaaaaatgttaattttgaagAAG CAAGTACAGATGAAGCTCAGGTTCCCCAAGGAAATATTGATCAAGTTGCCGTTGTGGCCACCAATGTTCTGTTTTTTGTGGTTCTATTTATCTTTGCCCTTTTTGAAAC aatcGTTACTCCATTAACAATGGATATGTATGCCTGGACTAGAGAACAAGCTGtattatataatggaataatactTGCTGTCCTTGGAGTTGAGTCGGTTATTATTTTCATGGGGGTTAAATTACTTTCCAAGAA GATTGGCGAGCGTGCTATTCTACTGGGAGGACTCATCGTTGTATGGGTTGGCTTCTTTATCTTGTTACCTTGGGGAAATCAGTTTCCCAAAATACAGTGGGAAG aTTTACATAATAATTCAATTCCTAATACATTTGGGGAAATCATTATTGCTTTTTGGAAATCTCCAAGAGAAGATCACAATGAAGAACCAACTGGTTGCCCAATTGAGCAAGCCTGGTGCTTGTATATCCCCATGATCCATCTGGCACAGTTCCTCACATCAGCTGCGCTGATTGGAGTAGGCTATCCATCCTGTAATGTTATGTCCTATACGTTATATTCAAAAATTCTGGGACCAAAACCTCAG GGTGTGTACATGGGCTGGTTAACAGCTTCTGGAAGTGCTGCACGGATTCTTGGACCCGTATTCATCAGCCAGCTGTACACTTCCTGGGGCCCACGATGGGCATTCAGCCTCGTGTGTGGAGTAGTGGTACTTACCATCCTGCTCCTGCTTGTGGTTTACAAAAGACTTGTTGCTTTTTCTGTAAGGCATGGAAGGATTCAAGAGTAA
- the MFSD8 gene encoding major facilitator superfamily domain-containing protein 8 isoform X2 produces the protein MVASPIFGLWSNYRPRKEPLIVSIFISVTANCLYAYVHVPASHNKYYMLIARGLVGFGAGNVAVIRSYISGATCLQERTSSMANASACQALGFILGPVFQTCFALIGEKGVTWDTIKLQINMYTAPVLIGAFLGVLNIILILVLLREHRVDDSGRQCKNVNFEEASTDEAQVPQGNIDQVAVVATNVLFFVVLFIFALFETIVTPLTMDMYAWTREQAVLYNGIILAVLGVESVIIFMGVKLLSKKIGERAILLGGLIVVWVGFFILLPWGNQFPKIQWEDLHNNSIPNTFGEIIIAFWKSPREDHNEEPTGCPIEQAWCLYIPMIHLAQFLTSAALIGVGYPSCNVMSYTLYSKILGPKPQGVYMGWLTASGSAARILGPVFISQLYTSWGPRWAFSLVCGVVVLTILLLLVVYKRLVAFSVRHGRIQE, from the exons ATGGTAGCTTCACCTATATTTGGTTTGTGGTCTAATTATAGACCAAGAAAAGAACCTCTTATTGTCTCCATCTTCATTTCGGTCACGGCTAACTGCCTCTATGCATATGTCCACGTTCCAGCTTCTCATAATAAATACTACATGTTGATTGCTCGTGGATTGGTGGGATTTGGAGCAG GAAATGTGGCAGTTATTAGATCATATATTTCTGGTGCTACTTGCCTTCAGGAAAGAACAAGTTCCATGGCAAACGCTAGTGCATGTCAAGCATTAGGTTTTATTCTAGGTCCAG tttttcagACTTGTTTTGCTCTCATTGGAGAAAAGGGCGTGACGTGGGATACCATTAAACTGCAGATAAACATGTACACAGCACCAGTTTTAATTGGCGCGTTCCTGGgagttttaaatattattctgatCCTTGTTCTGTTAAG aGAACATCGTGTGGATGACTCAGGACGACAgtgtaaaaatgttaattttgaagAAG CAAGTACAGATGAAGCTCAGGTTCCCCAAGGAAATATTGATCAAGTTGCCGTTGTGGCCACCAATGTTCTGTTTTTTGTGGTTCTATTTATCTTTGCCCTTTTTGAAAC aatcGTTACTCCATTAACAATGGATATGTATGCCTGGACTAGAGAACAAGCTGtattatataatggaataatactTGCTGTCCTTGGAGTTGAGTCGGTTATTATTTTCATGGGGGTTAAATTACTTTCCAAGAA GATTGGCGAGCGTGCTATTCTACTGGGAGGACTCATCGTTGTATGGGTTGGCTTCTTTATCTTGTTACCTTGGGGAAATCAGTTTCCCAAAATACAGTGGGAAG aTTTACATAATAATTCAATTCCTAATACATTTGGGGAAATCATTATTGCTTTTTGGAAATCTCCAAGAGAAGATCACAATGAAGAACCAACTGGTTGCCCAATTGAGCAAGCCTGGTGCTTGTATATCCCCATGATCCATCTGGCACAGTTCCTCACATCAGCTGCGCTGATTGGAGTAGGCTATCCATCCTGTAATGTTATGTCCTATACGTTATATTCAAAAATTCTGGGACCAAAACCTCAG GGTGTGTACATGGGCTGGTTAACAGCTTCTGGAAGTGCTGCACGGATTCTTGGACCCGTATTCATCAGCCAGCTGTACACTTCCTGGGGCCCACGATGGGCATTCAGCCTCGTGTGTGGAGTAGTGGTACTTACCATCCTGCTCCTGCTTGTGGTTTACAAAAGACTTGTTGCTTTTTCTGTAAGGCATGGAAGGATTCAAGAGTAA